The DNA region TAAGTTTAATATAAGATGAATGTTGAATCAATGCCTCTGTAATTCCACTAATCCTTTGATAATAAGATTCAGCTTTAACAACTTTGGTATTTTCTTCTCCAGTTGCAGCATCAATGCCTTTCACTACAAAATCAGCTCTATTCTCAGTCCTTTTACTTATACCATAGTAAAGGTTATAATAATCATCTGTATTTTGAATTACACCTCCTTGCCTAGTATCAAATTGAAATCCCCATGAGAATTGTTTATATCGAAAATTATTAATAATTCCTCCAGACCAATTAGCCATAGCAGATCCCAAATATCCATTTGCTTCAGTATATGGTAAACCGGATGCATCAACTAAAAGATTACCTTTCGAATCTCTTGCATAGACTGAACCATATTGCATTGCATATTTTTGTCCTTCAACTGCATAGGTAAAACCAATATTGGTACTAGTTAAACCACCTCCAATTTGTTTAACAATGGTTTTGGGATTACTATAATTAATAGTCACTTCCCAATTAAAATCTTTTGTTTTAATTGGAGTTCCCGTTAATAATAATTCCAATCCAGATGTTCTGATTTTAGCTGAATTAATAGTTGTACTAGAATAACCTGTTGAATTTGCAATTGCGATACCTTGCACCAAACCGTCACTCATATTTCTAACATAGTAAGAGGCTTCGATCCCCACTCTACTATTAAAAAATTTAGATTCAAAACCCACTTCAAATTCTCTCTGCAATTCATTTTTTAAAGTCGAATTACCTAATGCATCACTAGACAAAAATCCATTTTGACCACTATAAGGCCAAGTAATATTCGTTGAAGCTTGATAGAATGGAGTTATATTTGAATAAGCACTTACATTATCATTACCTACAGAGGCATAGGAAACTCTTACTTTACCGAAATTCATCACATTTTTAAAACTACCTTTTATCAAATCTGTGAAAACAAATCCCAATGCCGCTGACCCATAAGGATAGAATTGTTTTGCGGTAGACAAAACAGAGCTTCCATCATAACGTCCACTTAGGGATAAGATTAAGAATCTTTTGTAATCAAGTTCTCCTTGTGCATAAAATCCAATCTTTCTAGTCAATGTATTATATTCAGAATAGGTAATTGTTGAAGCATTTGCCATATTATAATAACCATTCGTAGTCAAGCCAGTACCTGTTGTTTGCATCTGATCATAATTTGTAGTTAATATATTATTTCCTACTAATCCCGAAATTTTAAAATCTTTAAAATCATGATTCATCTGAATAATAAAGTCTTGATTTATTTGACGGTTATTAGCATCTCTACTAACTAATCTACCATCCGCATAGCTTACATCTCCAATATTTACATGATAATTATATTTATCAGAGGATATATCTGCCCCAATTCTTTCTGTGATTGTCATCCATGGCAAGACATTATAGTTCATTGTTACCACCGGAATAAGTCGGCTAACGCCTGAAACGTTACCTACATTATCTAAAACCCAATATGGATTATCTCTACTATATCTATATAAACGTTGACTACCATCATCATTATAAATAGGGAAAAAATCATATGAAATAGGTGCACTATACAAGGTTGTCAAAGGACTTTGTAAGCCATATCCCTGATTCGCAAATCTATTTTTTGAATAAGAATAATTAATCGACGTAGTCAAAGATAACTTAGGTATAATCTCTGTTCTATATTTTAAGAAGAAATTGTTTTTAGTAAAACTAGTATTGGGAACCGTCCCTGTTTGATCCAAAAAAGAATAAGAAGCTACATAATCAGAAGTTGCATTACCTCCAGAAACGGATACTGTATTTGTATTGGTTTTACCAGTTTTAAAAAATTCTTTCAACGGATTATGAAATTGAACATTACTATTTTCTGCCTTTAAAGAATCTATATTTGGCCCCCATGACAAACTTGTTTTAGTATTCTCGCCATCAATATAAACCCCTCCATCCCCCTGTGCATAAGTCATCTGACGTGGTGGTAAAATTGCATGATCTTGAGAATAAATAGAGGAAACTGTTACAGTAGGTTTTCTATTTTTAGCTCCATTTTTTGTAGTAATAAGAACCACACCTCTTGCACCTGCAGAACCATATAAAGCCGTTGCAGCGGCGCCTTTTAAAACGTTGATATTTTCTATTATGCTTGGATCAATATCACTTAGTCCACTAGTACCAGCACCTCCATCTCCACCTCCATCTCGTTCACTATTATTAATAGGTACACCATCCAAAACAATTAATGCTTGGTTGTTTCCTAAAATAGAAGATATACCTCTAATTACAATGGACGTAGCGGCACCAGGGGCCCCAGAGGTACTATTAAGTTGAACACCAGCCACTTTTCCACTCATTGCATTTAAAACACTAGGTTCCTGTGTTTTTAGCAAATCAGAGCCCTTTATTTCTTGAGTACTATACGTTAGATTACGTTTTTCACGCCGTACTCCTAAAGCTGTAACTACAACTTCATCTAACTTATTAATTGAGTCATTACTTCTTCGCAATGAATCTAAATTTTTTATTGTATGCTGAGCTTTGATAAAAGTAGTCGGGATTACCAAAGACATACATACAATTGAGGGTAGTAGCCATTTTCTTGCCATATTCTCATGTTTTAGTAATCCAAATATCTTATCTAAATTCGAATATAACAGCTAGCATTTTAACTAAAACAGCTCATATTTTAACACATTAACAACTAATTCACATCAAATTCAACAATTGCATTTTTTATTATATTTGAGCTTGCAACCATTTGGATTTGTCCTTTATTCTTACCGCTTTTAATAATCACTTGTGCTTTACCACCAAACAAATGTCTTTGCCAAGCACCATCGACACATTTATCGGCTTCATGACTACTTGGATCACCATTACCGACACCTATAATTTGAGCATCAGTGCCATTTAAGGAAAATTGAATTAAATCATTCGCATTCGGCACTTCTAAACCTTCTTTATCAACAACAGAGACATTTACCACAACAGCATCTTCACCATCAGCCAAGAGTACTTTTTTGGAAGGAGATAATTTAATTTGATAAGGAACATCTGTAGTTTTGACTATAGAGGTAATTTCTTTTCCGTTTCTATGTCCAATAGCTTTTAATTCACCCGGCGTATATTTTACATTCCAAGTTAAATGCCCGTCTTTAGGCATCGTCTTTTTACCCAAACTTTGTCCATTTAAAAATAGTTCAACATCCTCTGCATTGGAATTTATCCAAACCAATTTTTCTTTTCCTTCATCACCTTTCCAATTCCAATGTGGTGCGATATTTAAAACATCTTTATTGGACCACCAAGCTTGATAATAATAGTAAACTGTTTTGGGGAAACCACACATATCCATTATACCAAAATGCGAATTAATATTGGGCCAACGATAAGGCGTAGGTTCGCCTCTATAGTCAAATCCTGTCCAAACAAAACCACCCATATACCATTTTCTTGCATCTGCCTGCGTCCACCAAGTTTCTGCTTTAGCCGCCCATGAAGGAAATGTTGAGTCATAGTCTGGAACATAACAATTTACTGTATCTTTTATAAAAACACCTCTAGTAGACACCATACTAGAAACCTCAGAACCGTAAACTGGCTGTTCTGGATGATCTTTGTGATAAGGATCGATACCTTCAAGATGATAATTAAATCCTCTAATTGGAATTACTTCATTAACTCCTTTATACACATTGCCCATATTGGCGGCGTAGGATATACCACGAGTCGTATCTAACGTCTTTATTAGATTAATTTGATTTTGCGCAATGCGTGTACCTATATTATTAGCTTGAGTCAGATATTCCTCATTTCCAATAGACCACATAAATACGCTTGCATGATTTCTATCTCTTTCTACAAGATCGGTGAGTTGCTTTGCATATTCGTTTCCACTTGTCAATAGTCTGGTTTCATCGAATACCAATATACCCAAACTATCACAGGCATCTAACAACTCTGGTGTGGGTGGATTATGTGTCGTGCGATACGCATTTGCACCCATTTCTTTCAATAGACCCACTCTATAGTATTGCAAATAATCTGGTAGTGCAACGCCCACACCTGCATGGTCTTGATGATTGCTCACACCCAACATTTTCACAGATTTACCATTTAGAAAAAAACCGTCTTTACTATCAAATTTGAATTCACGTATTCCAAATTTAACTTTCAAACGATCCAATTCTTTTCCATTTTTTGTAACTACAGTAACGGCTCTATATAAATATGGATTATCCAAATCCCACAATTCCACATTTTTCAAAGCAATAGATTGTTTAATCCTTCCGCTTTCGTCAATTGCCAATTGAATCGGTTGGACTTTAGAAGTTCCAATCACCTTACCCTCTCGATTAGTAATTTCGGTAAATACAGAGATATTTTGGTTTTCTAGACTCTTATTTTCTACTTTAGTTTCGGTATAAATTGTTGCATCTTTACCTTTTATCGCTGTATGTACATAGAAGCCATCTTTTTGCGCAATATGCACATCGTTATAGTTATTTAACCAGACATGACGATAAATACCCGCACCTTCATAAAACCAACCTTCATCTTGAGTCGCATCAGCACGTACAACTAGGGTATTTTTCTTTCCAAAACGGATAAAATCTGTAATATCATAGTACGCAGTCGTATAACCACTAAAATTACCTCCCACATAATAACCATTTATCCAAACTTTACTATCTCTATACACACCATCGAATTGGAGTATGTAACGACCACCAGAATCTTGTGCATTTAAAGTAAATGATTTACGGTACCATCCTATGGAATTTTCGGGAAATAAACCGCCTACAGGCTTGTAACCATGCGCATCTATATCATCATTTTTTATATACGTGAATGGCAATCCTACGACCCAATCATGTGGTAGATTGACAGAATCCCAGCCGGATTCATCCCATTTTTCAGAAATCGCAGTATTACTTGTTTCCCCTGACTTAGAAAATACATTACCAATTCCATAGTTAAAATCACGATTTGGATCTGAAGCATTTCCTAAATGAAATTTCCATCCAAAATCAAAATTTATATGCTTTCTTTCTGTTTGCGCATTGCTTGTTTGAGTGAAAATGGTTCCAGATATTAATAATGCAAGCAAATATTTATGATACATAATTCTATTTATTTATTTTAATGTAGAAAATTTCCAATCTGAGTTCCAATCGATGGATATCATATCCTTTTCAAATGTGATTGGTAACCATTGATACCGGCTATCTTTTAAATTTTTCGGATTCCACTTATCTCCTACATAGATCCAATGAGGTTGTTTACCTTTTTGATATTTGAATGCAAAAGCGGGTTGTCCGAAAAATGAAATATCCGCATTTGGACCATGAAATGGATTATACAATTCTTTATAGGGGCCAAATATGGTAGAGGCAGAATAAACATTGCCTTTATTTGGTCTCCAACCTGTGCAAGCGCTGGTTAATAGATAATAAGTATTATTTTCTTTGATCATAACAGGAGCTTCACGCTGTTGACTAAAAAGCATCGTATCTTCTTTAGTAACATCCAAATAATCCTGTGTTAATTTAACAATGCGCATATCATAGTTTTCATTAGAACTATAAATATGATAGGCAGTACCATCATCATCTACAAAAAGATTCATATCCCGCGACATATTACCATTAGGTCGAAAACTTTTTTTATAAATATATGGCCCAGTAATAGATTTACTTGTTGCAATGCCTGCGCGTGCAGCAGCATAACCTTTATCTTTTAACTCCAAATGAAACCACATCACATACATTTTAGTTTTAGCATTATAGATTACTTTGGGACGCTCCATAATACAACCCGTTTCAATATCTGAACCAATAGTTGAAGACGTTCCTAAAGCTAATTTTTCAAACTTCCAATTATATAAATCTTTGGATGAATACACATTGACTCCTCCTGAGTGCGCGGCACCACGTTTCTCTCCAAACCAATAGTATTTACCATTTGCAAATAACAAATCACCTCCATGAGCATTAATCGTATCTCCATTATTATCTAACCAAATACGATCAGGTTTGATGTTATCATATTGCACTTTTTGAGCTATGCCATTAAGTGAAATATTATTCAGTATTATTGTGAAAATTAAAATTGAAATATATTTCGTATTCATTTAATTATTTTTTTATTACGATTGTGTAGATACTTCTCGGTTGTAGTTGCAACTCTGACGTATTAGTAGAAATGGATTGTTTGGATAAATTATGTTGTTCGTTTGTAAGATAGACAGTCATCGAACTATATTTTTTCAGGTTGGTAATGTTTGGATGGATATTTTTTTCTTCATTGGAATAATTTATCAGCACAACTACAATCTGTTTATTATCCTCAAATGCGGAAACCATTAAGTCTTTTGCCTGTTGTACTTCATTTAATCCATTATTTACAACAGCTTTAATTCTGTGCATATTGGGTAATATAAAATGACTATAATTACCTAAAGCCCACAACATTTTCGTAGGAATAACTTTTCCTGACACAAATGTAGAATCGGAGGATTGCAATGCTAATAGGAAATAGCGCGTATCGAAATCTGGATTCCCAGGCTCGACACTATTCCAAAATTGCCAAGCCTTTGCATTGCCATACACAAAATCATCATGTATTACTTTACTCAAAAACAAAGCACAATCCATAGCGGACACTTTTCCCTTTTTGCCCTCTTTGTAATTATCTCCCAACATGGAGTATTCCGTTTGCCAATAAGAAGTACCATATTTTTCCGCTGTATCACGGACATTTTTTCGTATTGCAATTCTAGTGGAGTCATCTCCGTCTGTATAATAACTATGACCAGCAGCAGCATTTAAAACATGAGAATATTTTGATACATCTAAAGAACTATTTCTATTAAAAAGCATTTGAACCTGTTCACCTGCTCGTCCTTTTTTCGAATACAGATATTCTAAATGTCCAGCTTCGGGTGTTATAATTTTCGAATTTATTTTATTTTTAACTAATGCACTATCTAAGGCCTTTACAATTTTAGAAATTTCATAGTTGGTCCATGGAGAACCTTCCTGACTATTGTTATACCAATCCCATTGCGGTTCATTGACAGGACTGATATAATTAAAATGAATTTTTTCTTTAGCAAAATGAGATAGTATATTGGCTAGAAATTGTGCATAATTGCCATATTCATTTGTTTTTAAATTGGAGGTATAATCCTTTATTGTTTTAAAACCGAGTCCATTGGTGGTCATAAATACGGGTTGCGTATTAGAAAATGCTATCAAATCTTTTACGCCATACGCTTTAGCTTTTTTGACAAACCATAAATAGCCAATTTGTTTGTTCCAATCATAGTGACCATTTGAATCTAAAAAACATTCAACTCTTTTTCTAAAATCTTTAATGCGACTTGAATCACCTAATTCTGTAGTACCACCTCCAATATTAAAGCGAAAAGACGACAACCCAATACCTTCGGGGTTGCCGTCTTTATCCATTTTTTTACTAAATAACCAGCGAGCCATATTTTCTCGCTGCTCCTCACTCCAATATTTTCCAATAAACTCTGTAAACCATGCCGATGATGCTCCTATATTATCTATTCTTTGAAAAGATATTTTTGAATCTATTTCTATCGAAATAGAGGAATTGCTTTGGGCATGTGTTATATGAATTCCTAAAAATAAAAATAGTGATAGTGTAGTCTTAAACATAAAAGCTATTTTTTACACCGTCAAATATCCCCATTAAAAGTGTAAAAAACAATATCTTCTATGCAAATCTTTCCACATCGAACGCAGACAAGTCCACACTAGTAGATTCGCGTTGCAAAAGTTCTTTCACTAACAATCCTGTTGCGGATCCCAAACTAATACCTAATTGGGAATGCCCAGTAGCGACTACAAGATTCTCCCATTTTTTAGTTTTACCAATATAAGGCATTCCATCACCAGAAGTCGGGCGGAACCCATACCAAATCTTATCCTTTACATCATCCAATTTTATATTTATTTGAGGGAAAAAATCATGTACAGCCTTCAGAATGCCTTCCACTCTATTTAGTCTCGGAGGCGTATCAACAGAAGTAATTTCCATGGTACCTCCAAATCTTATTTTATCCCCATCCATAGGCGTAAAAGCACAACGTCCTTCTACCAATATACCAGGATGTTGGATATTCATCTGACTATTGGAAACGGGTAGCGTTATTGAATATCCTCGGCCACCAACCAATGGCATTTTTAAGTTCAAATCTTTATTAAATGAGGCGGACCAAGATCCTGCAGCTAAAACGAATGCATCAGCAGACATTTTACCTTTTGTCGTTTCAATCTCAGTAATATGCCCTTGCTTACCATGTAACCCAAGCACTTCAGTATGGGACAATAGTTGCACCCCTTTATTTTTCAAATATTCTATCAAATGCGCCATTAATTTTTGAGGATACAAATGACCATCACATCTATAGTGAATTGCACCAATGGCATCCACTTCGGTATTGGGTTCTAAACGATCCAAACCAGCTTTATCTTCTAGAACGACATCCAAACCTAATTTTTGCCCAAATGCAACGGTCTCTGCACATTCATGTTTTGCCGCTGCTGTTTTGAATATTTCAATCATTCCTTTGTCATCATAAGCAAAGTCAAAATCTTTTTGCCAAACTTTTTCGTATTCATGCTTCGCTAACAAACCAATATCTCTCAAGGGAATGCCATGTTTTTCAATATTTTCATGTTTGGCACTTTTCAAAAATGCCAATCCCCATTGAATCAAATCCTTATTTAATCTTGGCTGTATATAAAACGGACTTTTAGAATCAAACATCCACTTAATCCCTTGTTTTACTACACCGGGAGTGGCTAATTGGATATAGTGACTAGGACATACAAAACCCGCATTACCGTAAGAACAATTATCCAAATAATCATTCTTTTCTACAACTGTAACATCCCATCCAGCTTCAACTAAATATTTGGCGGAGGACAAACCGATAATTCCACCGCCTATAATAATTACTTTACTCATTATATTAAAATCTTTAAATTGCTATTTTGATTTTATAGTTCTAATTTCAAATGCTCGACCTGCAGTATAACCATGATTAGCTAATAATGAAATTTTCACTTGGGATTTTCCTTTCGTCAATTCAACTGGAATTAAATATTCTTTATCGTAAAATTTATCCTCTTGAAAATCTCCTTTGGTAGTTTCTGTAAGTAAAAGTTTTCCATCCACAACGATATCAAATTTTCTATTTTTATCCGCACCGATATAGTTAATTAACAAACTATTCGTCGAATTAGGATCAACCTTCATTGTAAAGTTTAAAGATCCACTAGCACGCGCTTCTCTACCATGCTTTCCAAATGCTTCACTTACATAACTATTTCCTGTAGATGTAAAATTATGATCACGTTCTGGTTGCATCTCTCCTATTCTAAATAGATCTATAGTACGTAGTTCGATTTCCTTTTCATGTTCCTTTTCCTTGATATATTCCGCTTTTCTCACAGACCATTCTTCATTGGTAAATTTATCCCAATACACATTGTAGTGACCTTGATCAGAGGCGTAGAATGGTTTTATAGAAACCTGAATCGGTTGTGCTGCATCTGTAGTTTTGAATAAAAGATTATGAATATCTGTAGATTTCACCCAATTATTTACATTATTATTTTCGGAAAGAATTACGGGCACGCCTTCTACTGGATCTGGATTTTTCGCACCCAATTGTCCCGCTAACAAAACTGGTCCATAGTAAAATGCTAATCTTTTCGAATTATCATTCATACTTTCTGCATATAATTTCTTTGGAATACTATAGGTAATTTTATCCCCTAATTTCCACTTGCGATGAATATCAAAATAGCCATCAGTACCTATGCTAGAATTATATTTTTTACCATTTACATAAATAGTAACTGCATCATTTTCTACCCAAGATGGTTTACGTAATTTGATCGTAAATTCGGTAGCTTTCTTTGGCGAAACTGCAATTTCTATTTTATCTGAATGCAAAATATTAGATTGAATTTGAATCGTTGCATTTTTTTCTTTCCATTTCAACTCAGAAGGAAGGAATAAATTAACATACAAACTCTTCGCATCAGGTGATTGAAAGTAAATAGCTTGGTTATATTTTGTATGATTTTCCATACCTGTACCTACACAACAGGTGAACGTATTAAATTGATCACTATATTCTTTTTGTCCGCCCATACGTAGTGGAACAAAATAACAGAACATACCGTCACTATCATTCTGAGAACCTAAAATGCCATTCACCAATGCACGTTCATAATAGTCAGCATAATTAACATTAGGATTCCAACTAAAAATCGCCGCAGTCAATTTTTCCATGTTATAAGTAGCGCAAGTCTCACTATTATCATCACTTAATCTCGTACTTAATTTGTCTTCATCTCCAAAATATTCATAGTTACCATTTCCGCCATTGGCATATGTATGATGATTCACTATAGTTCTTTGCATGTATTGCGCAATAATACTATCACGAGAAAGACCTCCGTAAATATATTGATCAGCGGAACCCAATCCTTTTGGAATATTGGTATTAGAGTGTTTATTTTGAATAGCATCTTTCCTTTCTGACAAAGGAATCATGACAAAATCATCAATCCAACGGTAGGATTGTTTTAGATATTTTTGTTCACCAGTTATAGCATAAATCATTGCTAAGACATCATTCATTCCTCCAAATTCGCAACGCATCATTTTTTGCATTAAGGAATCATCCAAATGGGTAATCAAACCATCTGACCAGTCTGCCATACCCTTCACCACCGTTAATGCCTCTTTATTTCCACCATAAATATAAGCATCAACTAAACCAGCCATAACTTTGTGTACCGTATACCAAGGAGACCAACCGCCATTTAAATCAAAACCGCCAGAATGAACGATACCTTTTCTAACTAGGCCAAAAATACTATCCTCTTTAGGAATCGCACCGACATAACCAGTACCTCTTTTTGTTTGGCATTTTGCCAATTCCCCTGTTATGTAGTCAATCCTTGTTTTCAATTGCGGGTCTTTGGTAGACGCATACAACATACTGATTGCAGAAAGATAATGCCCCAAACTATGACCAGACAAGCCATCACTTTCCCAGCCACCATAGGCATCGCCTTTTGTTGGTAAGCCTGCATTGATATAGAATCTCGCCAACAATCTATTAGGGTCCAATAATAAAAGATATGTGGAATCTAATTGTCTAGCTTTATAAAATTCTGAACCAGGAAGTAATTTCACGTCAGATAAGTCAAACCCATAAGCCTTGATATTCGCTACAGGTTTGACTTTAAATCTTGCATCATTTCGTTGTGGAATATAAGATTGCGCTTGTATGCCACAATACACAAAAGAAGAACATATTAAACTTAATAGTATTTTTTTCATTCTTATACTTTTTGTAAACTTTCATTTGATAGTTTCTTTTTATTCAAATAACTATAAATAGGAAGTCCCAGTAAAACAATAAATAAGCCCGGCCAAGTAAATTTTGGTTTATATATAAATAGGGAAATAGAAATCACCGAAGCGACTATAATATAAATAATTGGCAAAACTGGATACCCTATTGCTTTATAAGGTCGAGCTAAATTGGGTTGTGTCTTTCTCAACTTAAAAATACCCGAAATCGTTATAATATAAAATAGCAACACTACAAAAATTACATAATCAAGCAAATCTCCATAATGACCACTCAAACATAAAATAGAAGCCCAAAAACATTGAATCCATAAGCCATTTGCAGGAACCGAATTTTTATTTAAAACTCCTGCTTTTTTCAAAAATAAACCATCATGTGCCATCGTATGATAAACGCGAGCTCCCGTAATTATCAAACCATTCACACATCCAAATGTGGAAATCATGATCAATATTGCCATAATTCGCGTTCCTGTTAGTCCAAACAATCTCGAACTCGCATCTATCGCAATTCGATCATTTTTTGCAAAAGCAATTTCTTTTAATGGCAATGCGGATAAATAAACAAAATTGACTAACAAATAAAGCGCTGTAACTATAATCGTTCCCAACACTAAACTTAAGCCAATATTTCGTTCTGGTTTTTTAACTTCTCCAGCAATAAAAGCAATCGTATGCCAACTATCCGAACTAAACAAACTACCCACCATAGCAGCTGCAAAAGCACCAAATACCGCAAAACCAGAATAGTTACTAAACCCATCGAGCGACAATTTTCTAAACGAAAAGGCATTTTGCCAATTCTGATGCCATACATTTCCATTTGCACCAAAATAAAAGCCGAAACCGATTAAACCAATAAGCGAACACAATTTTGCAATTGTAACAACGGTCTGAATGTTTTTTCCATGATTCACGCCAAGCGTATTGATGGCAGTCAATCCTATAATCAAAACAATAGTCAATATTTGCGCAGCGGAAATTGTAAAACTAGAAAATTGTAGCAAAATATGATCTTCACCTAAAGAGGGAAATAAATAAGCGGCAAATTTGGAAAATGCAACACCCACGGCCGCAATAGTCCCAGTTTGAATAACGGAAAAGAAACTCCAACCGTATAAGAATCCCATTTTTTTACCAAATGCTTCTCTTATATAAGTGTACTGCCCACCCGCTTTGGGAAACATACCGCTTAATTCACCATAACTCAATGCACCTATTATAGTCACTAAACCAGTCAAACACCACAATAGTATCAACCAACCCGAAGAGCCCACATTTCTAATCATATCCGCGCTAACTATAAATATCCCAGAGCCTATCATAGCTCCAGCCACAAACATAGTCGCATCTAACAAACTTACATTTCGTTTATAATCATTTTCATCTGTCATAGTCCATCATTTTCAAAAAATAGCACAGTTGCAGTAGTAGTAATCAAGAGAAAAGCTTTTCTGTCTTATAAAACAGAAAAGCCCAATGCATACGGATCGTCCTCGGGATCAATCGTAATCGTATTATATCCATAGACGCGAGCCCAACCTTCAATACCAGGACGTACAGCAGGCATACCGCCAACGGTCGTCTCCTCTTCTATCGTACCGATAAATTTCGATCCGATAATACTTTCGTGTATAAATTTATCGCCTTTTTTCAATAAACCTTTTGCGTACCATTGTGCAATTCTTGCAGAGGTTCCTGTACCGCAAGGACTACGATCTATCGCTTTATCACCATAAAATACGGCATTTCTCGCTGTAGACGTTGGATCTAAAACTGCTCCCGTCCATTCAATATGATGTACAGAATTGATAGTCGGATCTTCTGGATGAACAAATGTATACTGAGCATTAATCCTGTCACGAATTACTCTCGCCCATGCGATTAATTTCTCCACAGAATAATGTTCCAATCCTTTGAAATTATCTTGTACATCTACGATAGCGTAGAAATTACCACCGTAGGAAACATCAAATTTTAATTCCCCTAAATCTGGACATTCTACCGTCAAATCCGTCGCAGCAAGAAAGGATGGAACGTTGGTCAATTTGACACTTTTGACCTTATTTCCTTCTTGTTTGTATTCGATATTTACATATCCAGCAGGCGCTTCCATACGAACGATACCCGGTGTTTTGGGAACGATCAAACCTTCTTCAATGCCCGCAGTAATCGTACCGATCGTACCATGACCACACATCGCTAAAC from Rhizosphaericola mali includes:
- a CDS encoding 4-hydroxyproline epimerase, whose amino-acid sequence is MKKTFFCVDAHTCGNPVRLVAGGGPQLEGVTMSEKRQYFLQNYDWIRKGLMFEPRGHDMMSGSILYPPADPKNDVGVLFIETSGCLAMCGHGTIGTITAGIEEGLIVPKTPGIVRMEAPAGYVNIEYKQEGNKVKSVKLTNVPSFLAATDLTVECPDLGELKFDVSYGGNFYAIVDVQDNFKGLEHYSVEKLIAWARVIRDRINAQYTFVHPEDPTINSVHHIEWTGAVLDPTSTARNAVFYGDKAIDRSPCGTGTSARIAQWYAKGLLKKGDKFIHESIIGSKFIGTIEEETTVGGMPAVRPGIEGWARVYGYNTITIDPEDDPYALGFSVL